In one Oncorhynchus masou masou isolate Uvic2021 chromosome 23, UVic_Omas_1.1, whole genome shotgun sequence genomic region, the following are encoded:
- the LOC135510345 gene encoding AP-1 complex subunit sigma-1A-like isoform X1, giving the protein MMRFMLLFSRQGKLRLQKWYTATAERDKKKMVRELMQVVLARKPKMSSFLEWRDLKIVYKRYASLYFCCAVEEQDNELITLEVIHRFVELLDKYFGSVCELDIIFNFEKAYFILDEFLIGGEIQDTSKKSVLKAIEQADLLQEEDETPRSVLEEMGLA; this is encoded by the exons ATGCGTTTCATGCTGCTGTTCAGTCGGCAGGGGAAGCTGCGTCTCCAGAAGTGGTACACTGCCACGGCTGAGAGGGACAAGAAGAAGATGGTCAGGGAACTGATGCAGGTGGTCCTGGCCCGCAAACCCAAAATGAGCAGCTTCCTGGAGTGGAGGGACCTCAAGATCGTCTACAAGAG gtatgCCAGTCTGTATTTCTGCTGTGCGGTGGAAGAGCAGGACAACGAGCTCATTACTCTGGAGGTCATCCACCGCTTCGTAGAGCTGCTGGATAAGTACTTCGGCAGT GTGTGTGAGCTGGACATTATCTTTAACTTTGAGAAGGCCTACTTTATACTGGATGAGTTTCTGATCGGGGGAGAGATCCAGGACACGTCCAAGAAGAGTGTACTTAAGGCCATCGAACAGGCCGACCTACTGcaggag GAGGATGAAACTCCCAGGAGTGTTCTAGAGGAGATGGGTCTGGCATAG
- the LOC135510345 gene encoding AP-1 complex subunit sigma-1A-like isoform X2: MRFMLLFSRQGKLRLQKWYTATAERDKKKMVRELMQVVLARKPKMSSFLEWRDLKIVYKRYASLYFCCAVEEQDNELITLEVIHRFVELLDKYFGSVCELDIIFNFEKAYFILDEFLIGGEIQDTSKKSVLKAIEQADLLQEEDETPRSVLEEMGLA, from the exons ATGCGTTTCATGCTGCTGTTCAGTCGGCAGGGGAAGCTGCGTCTCCAGAAGTGGTACACTGCCACGGCTGAGAGGGACAAGAAGAAGATGGTCAGGGAACTGATGCAGGTGGTCCTGGCCCGCAAACCCAAAATGAGCAGCTTCCTGGAGTGGAGGGACCTCAAGATCGTCTACAAGAG gtatgCCAGTCTGTATTTCTGCTGTGCGGTGGAAGAGCAGGACAACGAGCTCATTACTCTGGAGGTCATCCACCGCTTCGTAGAGCTGCTGGATAAGTACTTCGGCAGT GTGTGTGAGCTGGACATTATCTTTAACTTTGAGAAGGCCTACTTTATACTGGATGAGTTTCTGATCGGGGGAGAGATCCAGGACACGTCCAAGAAGAGTGTACTTAAGGCCATCGAACAGGCCGACCTACTGcaggag GAGGATGAAACTCCCAGGAGTGTTCTAGAGGAGATGGGTCTGGCATAG